Proteins encoded within one genomic window of Triticum aestivum cultivar Chinese Spring chromosome 2D, IWGSC CS RefSeq v2.1, whole genome shotgun sequence:
- the LOC123048526 gene encoding probable F-box protein At4g22165: protein METEDGGIQTTPDLPQDILMAIFAAFQIPDLVRAGSVCSSWRSAYETLRNLGLYNQSQTPCLLYTSESDGESTARLYSLVEKKAYRLTLPDPPIRTRSLIGSSPEGLLVTADDRSEMHLLNPITGQQIALPSVITIRQVSPIYDDSGVLRMYRYSARTRHTVLALPANLALSELRHQLHHKAFVFPLSHDDASLEEAGGHVVVLIHNPSCQLSFARAGAESWTWLPPHTSYDDCMYKDGLMHAVTSWGEIHGFDLASPAPVATMKIVMEGPMTYRYLSMYIIQAPWGDLLQVWRKFGDCDLGDTPQSSVFWTTGKIRVYKVDAAANELERTSSLRGHALFLGHNQSLCLRTEEYPSLKANHAYFTDDCKYWTMGLQNNRRDMGVLNLDDNSSEELVSPRLWSNRPAPIWITPNLREINFNLDN, encoded by the coding sequence ATGGAGACGGAGGACGGTGGGATCCAGACGACGCCGGATCTGCCGCAGGACATCCTGATGGCCATCTTCGCCGCGTTCCAAATCCCAGACCTGGTGCGTGCCGGCTCCGTATGCTCCTCCTGGCGCTCCGCCTACGAAACCCTGCGCAACCTCGGGTTGTACAACCAGTCCCAGACGCCATGCCTGCTCTACACCTCCGAGTCCGACGGCGAGAGCACCGCGCGTCTCTACAGCCTCGTGGAGAAGAAGGCCTACAGGCTGACCCTCCCGGACCCGCCCATCCGCACCAGGTCTCTGATCGGGTCCTCCCCTGAAGGTTTGCTGGTTACAGCCGATGACAGGTCCGAGATGCATCTTCTCAACCCCATCACAGGTCAACAGATCGCCCTCCCGTCGGTGATCACCATCCGGCAGGTGAGCCCCATCTACGACGACTCCGGCGTCCTCCGCATGTACAGATACTCGGCCCGCACTAGGCATACCGTTCTCGCGCTGCCAGCAAACCTTGCTCTTAGCGAGCTGCGCCACCAACTCCATCACAAGGCCTTTGTGTTTCCTCTTTCTCATGACGATGCATCCTTAGAAGAAGCAGGAGGACACGTTGTGGTGCTGATCCACAACCCGTCTTGCCAGCTCTCCTTTGCAAGGGCAGGGGCCGAGAGCTGGACCTGGCTGCCACCACACACCTCCTACGACGACTGCATGTACAAGGATGGCCTCATGCATGCGGTGACTTCATGGGGAGAAATCCATGGCTTCGATCTTGCCAGCCCTGCCCCTGTGGCCACCATGAAGATCGTTATGGAGGGGCCAATGACTTATAGATATCTTAGTATGTACATCATACAAGCCCCATGGGGTGATCTTCTCCAGGTTTGGAGAAAATTTGGGGATTGTGATTTAGGAGATACACCCCAGTCATCTGTGTTTTGGACTACGGGCAAAATTAGAGTATATAAAGTTGATGCCGCGGCGAACGAACTCGAGAGAACCAGTTCCTTGCGCGGCCATGCGTTGTTCCTTGGGCATAATCAGTCGCTTTGTCTTCGTACCGAAGAATACCCGTCTCTTAAGGCGAACCATGCCTACTTCACCGACGATTGCAAGTATTGGACAATGGGACTCCAGAATAATCGCCGTGATATGGGAGTTCTCAACTTGGATGATAACAGCAGCGAGGAACTTGTGTCTCCTCGCCTTTGGTCCAACCGTCCGGCCCCCATATGGATTACACCAAATCTCAGAGAGATAAACTTTAATTTGGATAATTAG